The proteins below come from a single Syntrophales bacterium genomic window:
- a CDS encoding PadR family transcriptional regulator translates to MSVRYAILGLLHYRNMHGYEIKRHIERHFGHMWTINYGQIYPNLRTLVEEGQITLADVSPSEKGGPHRKLYAVTEKGREEFGRWLEKEEDSRMFLRDPFLMRFIFFGFGKRDRALAIIDNQLRIYESQLERRRQLLDRWQEQGEYVRLVAELGEEFNTMYVTWLRRARQEILERMEE, encoded by the coding sequence ATGTCTGTACGCTATGCCATCCTGGGGCTCCTTCACTACCGGAACATGCACGGGTACGAGATCAAGCGGCACATCGAGCGCCACTTCGGTCACATGTGGACCATCAACTACGGCCAGATCTACCCGAACCTCCGAACCCTGGTCGAAGAGGGCCAGATCACCCTGGCCGACGTCTCGCCGTCGGAGAAGGGCGGTCCCCACCGGAAGCTCTATGCCGTCACGGAGAAGGGGCGTGAGGAATTCGGCCGGTGGCTGGAGAAGGAAGAGGACTCGCGGATGTTTCTCCGCGACCCGTTCCTCATGCGGTTCATCTTTTTCGGCTTCGGAAAACGGGACCGTGCCCTGGCCATCATCGACAATCAGCTCCGGATCTATGAAAGCCAGCTGGAGCGCCGCCGGCAGCTTCTCGATCGGTGGCAGGAGCAGGGGGAGTACGTGCGCCTCGTCGCCGAGCTCGGCGAGGAGTTCAACACCATGTACGTGACTTGGCTCAGAAGGGCGAGACAGGAAATCCTGGAGCGGATGGAGGAGTGA
- a CDS encoding NAD-dependent epimerase/dehydratase family protein, which translates to MAYTGITLVTGAAGFMGSHLVEHLVSLGVRVRATARPRRDTSFFDRLGVEFVPADLTKPETLPPLFAGGVDRVFHLGAICNFSTPYEKLHPTNVAGVEHLTGLALKAGVKRYVHVGSTSVYGPYKGVPFHEDAPRTPQDDYGRSKRDGEDVVWRRMREGLRAVITRPCTVYGPRCNDGAGKAFSRPSSIAAIPGHGRQRLSNIRAEDVAAAVEYLSHRDEAVGQAYNIAEDTYPTVGEALTLAAKTFGTKPPTLHLPLGLLKIVSRIDGRLAARRGRIPDLEYDAVCYLYDDYIVDNTKLKATGYRLIYPDFRTSMEQLKTCGAAAGS; encoded by the coding sequence ATGGCGTACACGGGGATCACACTGGTTACCGGGGCTGCCGGATTCATGGGCAGCCATCTTGTCGAGCACCTCGTCTCCCTGGGGGTGCGGGTACGCGCCACCGCCCGCCCGCGCAGGGACACTTCCTTCTTCGACCGCCTGGGCGTCGAGTTCGTCCCTGCCGACCTGACAAAGCCGGAGACCCTGCCGCCTCTCTTTGCCGGCGGCGTGGACCGCGTCTTTCACCTTGGCGCCATCTGCAATTTTTCCACCCCTTACGAGAAGCTCCATCCCACCAACGTTGCCGGCGTGGAACACCTGACGGGGCTGGCCCTGAAGGCCGGCGTGAAACGGTATGTCCACGTCGGGTCCACGAGCGTCTATGGGCCATACAAGGGCGTCCCCTTTCATGAGGACGCCCCCCGGACTCCCCAGGACGACTACGGCCGCAGCAAGCGGGACGGGGAAGACGTCGTCTGGCGGCGCATGCGGGAGGGGCTGCGGGCGGTCATCACGCGGCCCTGTACGGTCTACGGACCCCGCTGCAACGACGGAGCCGGGAAGGCCTTTTCACGCCCCTCGTCCATCGCCGCCATCCCCGGGCACGGCCGGCAGCGGCTCTCCAACATCCGTGCCGAGGACGTGGCCGCCGCGGTGGAGTACCTCTCCCACCGGGACGAGGCCGTCGGCCAGGCCTACAACATCGCGGAGGACACCTACCCGACCGTCGGGGAGGCCCTCACCCTGGCGGCGAAGACCTTCGGCACGAAACCGCCCACCCTTCATCTTCCCCTGGGGCTCCTCAAGATTGTATCCCGGATCGACGGCCGGCTGGCCGCCCGCCGGGGCCGCATCCCCGACCTGGAGTACGATGCCGTCTGTTACCTCTATGACGATTACATCGTGGACAACACGAAGCTCAAGGCCACGGGCTACCGGCTGATCTACCCGGACTTCAGGACCTCCATGGAGCAGCTCAAGACCTGCGGGGCGGCCGCGGGAAGCTGA
- a CDS encoding SDR family NAD(P)-dependent oxidoreductase: MGQVVVITGLADGMGREVAKILARAGDTIAGFDVSAEGIASLGKELNEISGTTGKHCLVPLDITDRQGIRHFRDEVLAKYGRVDTVLSNVGIGFFGPFEEVDLEAALKCLEINVIGAAAVFQAFIPALRKQGGGKLIAMSSLVGQIPFPFESIYSASKFAIEGMVMSLRYEVEPFGIRVALIEPAQVSTSFAAKIHKLPPEGSPYRERARRFITRDNVLIKTAPTPDEAAEKIARIVRQDRPAFHNQVDFMSTLFLFLNRILPVRVRDAILLSHMDIK, translated from the coding sequence ATGGGACAGGTGGTCGTCATTACCGGTCTGGCCGACGGGATGGGAAGGGAAGTGGCAAAGATCCTTGCACGGGCCGGCGATACGATCGCCGGGTTTGACGTGTCCGCGGAAGGCATCGCCTCCCTGGGAAAGGAGCTGAACGAGATTTCCGGCACCACCGGGAAGCACTGCCTCGTGCCGCTCGACATCACCGACCGCCAGGGCATCCGGCACTTCCGGGACGAGGTCCTGGCGAAATACGGCCGGGTGGACACCGTCCTGTCCAACGTGGGAATCGGCTTTTTCGGGCCTTTCGAGGAGGTGGACCTGGAGGCGGCCCTCAAGTGCCTGGAGATCAACGTCATCGGCGCCGCGGCCGTGTTCCAGGCCTTCATCCCCGCCCTCCGGAAACAGGGAGGCGGAAAGCTCATCGCCATGTCCTCCCTGGTCGGCCAGATTCCGTTTCCCTTCGAATCGATCTATTCGGCCAGCAAGTTTGCCATCGAGGGAATGGTCATGTCCCTCCGGTACGAAGTGGAGCCCTTCGGTATCCGGGTGGCCCTGATCGAGCCCGCCCAGGTCTCGACGTCCTTCGCCGCGAAGATCCACAAGCTGCCCCCGGAAGGCTCTCCCTACCGGGAGCGGGCCCGGCGCTTCATCACCCGCGACAACGTCCTCATCAAGACGGCGCCGACACCCGACGAGGCGGCCGAGAAGATCGCCCGGATCGTCCGGCAGGACCGGCCGGCCTTCCACAACCAGGTGGATTTCATGAGCACGCTGTTTCTCTTCCTCAACCGGATCCTGCCCGTCAGGGTCCGCGATGCGATACTCCTGAGCCACATGGACATCAAATAG
- a CDS encoding iron-containing alcohol dehydrogenase yields MSYTFDLPTKIIIGEGCSGQLGGIVSGSGARRVLCVCDRGVEAAGIVAPLIETMEASGLKVERFNGVLPDPPLDMIEECTKRAVDMKPDAFVAIGGGSSIDTAKAVNANLTNPGTLKEHAILLNGLKVFPFEKPLLPLYALPTTAGTGSEVSQGAVVTDDELKLKLSIIAPNLMPTMAIIDPALTVGLPPAITASTGVDALAHAVEGLMSGLALMMPSPMREGFALTAIELVLNNLETAIRDGKDMKARTNMSYAAFLAMLGSTSGYSMGHVMGHAIAEVSGIHNHGFLCASILPYNVEFLAECIPGTLPRLAAFLNVDAEGRSPAETGAAVRDALRGFLTSCGVPALKNLGMKPADMKEIVHHCTSGTWYMLAPRRPSEEEMTRWLEAACEG; encoded by the coding sequence ATGAGCTATACGTTCGATCTGCCGACCAAGATCATCATTGGCGAGGGATGTTCCGGGCAGCTGGGCGGGATCGTGTCCGGCAGCGGAGCCCGGCGCGTCCTCTGTGTCTGCGACCGGGGCGTCGAGGCTGCGGGAATCGTCGCTCCGCTGATTGAAACGATGGAGGCCTCGGGCCTCAAGGTTGAGCGATTCAACGGGGTGTTGCCGGATCCGCCCCTGGATATGATCGAGGAGTGCACAAAAAGGGCGGTGGACATGAAGCCGGATGCCTTCGTGGCGATCGGCGGCGGCAGCTCCATCGACACGGCAAAGGCCGTCAACGCGAACCTGACCAACCCGGGGACGTTGAAGGAGCATGCCATTCTTCTCAACGGCCTGAAGGTCTTTCCCTTCGAGAAGCCGCTCCTGCCGCTTTATGCCCTCCCGACGACCGCCGGGACAGGCAGCGAGGTGTCTCAGGGGGCGGTGGTGACGGACGACGAGCTGAAACTGAAACTGTCCATCATCGCGCCGAACCTGATGCCCACCATGGCGATCATCGATCCCGCGCTGACGGTCGGCCTGCCGCCTGCGATCACTGCATCCACCGGAGTGGATGCGCTGGCCCATGCCGTCGAAGGTCTCATGAGCGGCCTCGCCCTGATGATGCCCTCCCCCATGCGGGAGGGGTTTGCCCTGACCGCCATCGAACTTGTCCTCAACAACCTGGAGACGGCGATCCGCGACGGGAAGGACATGAAGGCGAGGACGAACATGTCCTACGCGGCCTTCCTGGCCATGCTGGGGAGCACCAGCGGGTACAGCATGGGACACGTCATGGGACACGCCATCGCGGAGGTGAGCGGCATCCACAATCACGGATTCCTGTGCGCCTCCATCCTCCCGTACAACGTCGAATTCCTGGCGGAATGCATTCCCGGGACGCTGCCGCGGCTGGCGGCGTTCCTGAACGTGGACGCGGAAGGGAGATCGCCCGCCGAGACCGGCGCGGCGGTCCGAGACGCCCTCCGCGGATTTTTAACATCCTGCGGTGTCCCGGCGCTGAAGAACCTGGGGATGAAGCCGGCGGACATGAAGGAGATCGTACACCACTGCACCTCCGGCACCTGGTACATGCTGGCCCCCAGGAGGCCGTCAGAGGAGGAGATGACCCGGTGGCTCGAAGCGGCCTGCGAGGGATAA
- a CDS encoding aldehyde dehydrogenase family protein — protein MTMQSEANVKERNRLYIHGEWVSPKGTGRAPVVNPCTEEQVSSVIMGNGEDVDRAVRAARAAFPEWSGTSVAQRAGFLAKIAAAMAARQNEIGDTIATEMGMPAPWSRMIQGGLPIATLNSFVPILENYPFEYDMGRTRIVKEAIGVCGFITPWNYPLHQIIGKVAPALAAGCTMVVKPSRLAPLNAFILAEIIEEVGLPPGVFNLVTGAGSEVGHALASHPDVDMVSLTGSTQSGVLVAQAAARTIKRVTLELGGKSPNVLLPDADFPTAVLKGVYQCFLNAGQTCIALSRMIVPADRQDEVVALAGATAESVVVGDAFADGVYMGPMVDRQQLASVRDYIETGIREGATLVTGGTEPPVHLPRGYFVRPTVLADVRTGMTVAREEIFGPVLCILPYKNEEEAIGIANDSVYGLSGSVWSGDPERARSVAKRIRSGQVFINGADFDINAPAGGYKQSGIGRERSKYGLEEYLEIKALIGHNPS, from the coding sequence ATGACCATGCAATCGGAAGCGAACGTGAAGGAGCGAAACCGCCTTTACATCCATGGCGAGTGGGTCTCGCCGAAGGGAACCGGCAGGGCGCCCGTCGTCAACCCCTGCACGGAAGAGCAGGTGTCGAGCGTGATCATGGGGAACGGGGAGGACGTCGACCGGGCCGTCCGGGCGGCGCGAGCGGCGTTTCCGGAGTGGTCCGGGACCTCCGTTGCACAGCGGGCCGGCTTTCTCGCGAAGATCGCCGCGGCCATGGCCGCCCGGCAGAACGAGATCGGCGACACCATCGCCACCGAGATGGGAATGCCGGCACCCTGGTCGCGAATGATTCAGGGTGGACTCCCCATTGCCACGCTGAACAGCTTTGTTCCCATCCTGGAGAACTACCCGTTCGAATACGACATGGGCCGGACCCGGATCGTGAAGGAGGCCATCGGCGTCTGCGGCTTCATCACGCCCTGGAACTACCCCCTCCACCAGATCATCGGCAAGGTCGCCCCCGCCCTCGCTGCAGGCTGCACCATGGTCGTCAAGCCCAGCCGGCTCGCCCCGCTGAACGCCTTTATCCTGGCCGAGATCATCGAGGAGGTCGGGCTTCCCCCGGGCGTCTTCAACCTGGTGACCGGAGCGGGCTCGGAGGTGGGGCATGCCCTGGCGTCGCACCCGGACGTCGACATGGTTTCCCTCACCGGCTCCACGCAGTCCGGCGTCCTGGTGGCCCAGGCGGCTGCCCGGACGATCAAGCGCGTGACCCTGGAGCTGGGTGGAAAGTCCCCCAATGTCCTTCTCCCCGACGCGGATTTTCCCACGGCGGTACTCAAGGGCGTGTACCAGTGCTTCCTGAACGCCGGCCAGACCTGCATCGCCCTCTCCCGGATGATCGTTCCGGCGGACAGGCAGGACGAGGTCGTCGCGCTCGCCGGGGCGACGGCCGAATCAGTCGTCGTGGGCGACGCCTTCGCCGACGGCGTCTACATGGGACCCATGGTGGACCGCCAGCAGCTTGCATCGGTACGGGATTACATCGAGACGGGGATCCGGGAGGGCGCAACCTTGGTGACAGGCGGGACAGAGCCGCCGGTGCACCTGCCGAGGGGCTATTTCGTCAGGCCGACCGTCTTGGCCGACGTCCGCACCGGCATGACCGTCGCCCGCGAGGAGATCTTCGGACCGGTCCTGTGCATACTTCCCTATAAAAACGAGGAGGAAGCCATCGGGATCGCCAACGACAGCGTATACGGGCTCTCCGGATCGGTCTGGTCCGGGGATCCCGAAAGGGCGCGAAGCGTGGCGAAGCGGATCCGAAGCGGCCAGGTGTTCATCAACGGTGCCGATTTCGACATCAATGCCCCGGCGGGAGGTTACAAGCAGTCGGGAATCGGCCGGGAGCGTAGCAAGTACGGCCTCGAAGAATACCTGGAAATCAAGGCATTGATTGGTCACAATCCTTCCTGA
- a CDS encoding formate C-acetyltransferase/glycerol dehydratase family glycyl radical enzyme, whose product MKAQTSPVYAVPATRVGRLREKIVHAPQEVCIQRARYLTEAMARHWDRHPLTRMSLAFEHILANIDVVIREDELIVGCRTSKLKGAPLFPENKSRWIAGDLESFDRRVLQRALITEEEKRELREDILPFWEGRTAEERFEALLPEDVAEDMDKYIFTMMLEITYGIGHFTMNHPRILRQGLAGVIADIGLRQGTLSKAEREGEKGIFYEAVILSLKAAVAFANRYAVLARELAERAAAPLRRAELLEIARVCERVPEHPARTFREAIQCVYFIHLLSQIESGGNSISLGRIDRILLPYYEADLAAGRITPEQARELLALLFVKTNEIWNVLEEAFIPGGEGTEGKTTQNVTVGGVDARGEDATNALSTIGLDAFADVRTVQPNFGVRLSAGTPESFVMKAAGYAKDAVPLHFFNDEAVVPALVQAGHTLEDARDYGVVGCLEPSAQGKSFCSTFAVQFNGIKCLEFALSNGIDNIFGYLSGIETGDPASFTTFGDVWSAYDRQVEHFLGQVVKGMAVLDQAIAERVPSPFASAMIDGPLEKGLDLTRGGAVYNATGVQLMGFSNIADSFTAVKKAVFEDRRCTMGELAAWLSDDWTDVENKRLFFLEKLPKYGNDDDEADAMAARVMAHFCERLEPHRNFRGGAFWPGIFSVGFHLAFGSFTGATPDGRSAGDILGNGITPSNGRALRGPTAVMNSVTKLPLQMATNGVNLNMRFSGKRLDPAILAALVRAYFKKGGVQVQFNMIDTDVLRDAQAHPERYQDLVIRMSGYSVTFVDLSDTAQDEIIQRMEYAV is encoded by the coding sequence ATGAAGGCCCAGACCAGTCCGGTTTACGCGGTGCCGGCGACGCGCGTCGGCCGCCTCCGGGAGAAAATCGTCCACGCCCCCCAGGAGGTGTGCATCCAGCGTGCCCGGTACCTGACGGAGGCCATGGCCCGCCACTGGGACCGGCACCCCCTGACCCGCATGTCCCTTGCCTTCGAGCACATCCTGGCAAATATCGACGTCGTCATCCGGGAGGACGAGCTCATCGTGGGCTGCCGGACGTCAAAGCTCAAGGGGGCGCCCCTGTTCCCGGAAAACAAGAGCCGATGGATCGCGGGCGACCTGGAAAGCTTCGACCGGCGCGTGCTCCAGCGGGCCCTGATCACGGAGGAGGAGAAGCGGGAGCTCCGGGAGGACATCCTGCCCTTCTGGGAGGGACGGACCGCGGAGGAGCGCTTCGAGGCCCTCCTGCCGGAGGACGTGGCCGAGGACATGGACAAGTACATCTTCACGATGATGCTGGAGATCACTTACGGCATCGGCCACTTCACCATGAACCACCCCCGGATCCTCCGGCAGGGACTGGCGGGCGTGATCGCCGACATCGGCCTCCGCCAAGGCACTCTCTCCAAGGCCGAGCGGGAAGGGGAGAAGGGGATTTTCTACGAGGCGGTCATCCTGTCCCTGAAGGCGGCCGTCGCCTTTGCCAACCGTTATGCCGTGCTGGCCCGGGAACTGGCGGAGCGGGCGGCCGCGCCGCTCCGGCGGGCGGAACTCCTGGAAATCGCCAGGGTCTGCGAGCGGGTGCCGGAGCACCCGGCCCGTACCTTCCGCGAAGCGATCCAGTGCGTGTATTTCATCCACCTGCTCTCCCAGATCGAGTCGGGAGGCAATTCCATCTCGCTCGGCCGGATCGACCGGATCCTCTTGCCGTACTACGAGGCGGACCTTGCCGCCGGCCGGATCACCCCGGAGCAGGCCCGGGAGCTCCTGGCCCTGCTCTTCGTCAAGACCAACGAGATCTGGAACGTCCTGGAGGAGGCCTTCATCCCCGGAGGTGAGGGGACGGAGGGCAAGACGACCCAGAACGTCACCGTCGGCGGGGTGGACGCCCGGGGGGAGGATGCGACGAACGCCCTCAGCACGATAGGACTGGACGCCTTCGCCGACGTCCGGACCGTGCAGCCCAACTTCGGCGTGCGGCTCTCTGCCGGCACCCCGGAATCCTTCGTCATGAAGGCCGCCGGGTACGCTAAGGACGCCGTCCCACTCCATTTCTTCAACGACGAGGCCGTCGTTCCGGCCCTCGTCCAGGCGGGACACACCCTGGAGGACGCCCGGGACTACGGGGTCGTGGGGTGCCTGGAACCCAGTGCCCAGGGAAAGTCCTTCTGCTCCACCTTCGCCGTCCAGTTCAACGGGATCAAGTGCCTGGAGTTCGCCCTGTCCAACGGCATCGACAACATTTTCGGCTACCTCTCTGGCATCGAGACGGGAGATCCAGCATCCTTTACCACCTTCGGCGACGTCTGGAGCGCCTACGACCGACAGGTCGAGCACTTCCTCGGGCAGGTGGTGAAGGGCATGGCCGTCCTCGACCAGGCCATCGCGGAACGGGTGCCATCCCCCTTCGCGTCGGCGATGATCGACGGTCCCCTGGAAAAAGGCCTGGACCTCACCCGGGGAGGGGCCGTCTACAACGCCACAGGGGTGCAGCTCATGGGCTTCTCCAACATCGCCGATAGCTTCACCGCGGTGAAGAAGGCCGTCTTCGAGGACCGGCGCTGCACCATGGGAGAGCTTGCCGCGTGGCTCTCAGACGACTGGACGGACGTGGAAAACAAACGGCTGTTCTTCCTGGAGAAGCTGCCCAAGTACGGCAACGACGACGACGAAGCCGACGCCATGGCCGCGAGGGTCATGGCCCATTTTTGCGAGCGCCTCGAGCCGCACCGGAACTTCCGGGGCGGTGCCTTCTGGCCGGGGATCTTCTCCGTGGGGTTCCATCTGGCCTTTGGGTCCTTTACCGGGGCCACGCCGGACGGGCGGAGCGCCGGGGACATCCTGGGCAACGGCATTACGCCCTCCAACGGCCGAGCCCTCCGGGGGCCGACGGCGGTCATGAACTCCGTGACGAAGCTGCCCCTTCAGATGGCGACCAACGGCGTCAACCTGAATATGCGCTTCTCCGGGAAGCGCCTGGACCCGGCGATCCTCGCGGCGCTGGTCCGGGCATATTTCAAGAAGGGCGGCGTCCAGGTGCAGTTCAACATGATCGACACGGACGTTCTCCGGGACGCCCAGGCACACCCGGAGCGGTACCAGGATCTCGTCATCCGGATGAGCGGATACTCCGTGACGTTCGTCGACCTGAGCGACACGGCGCAGGACGAGATCATCCAGCGCATGGAATACGCCGTCTGA
- a CDS encoding CoA-transferase: MSKVMTMKEAVETHVHDGDFVFIGGYICRTPFSAVHEIIRQRKSGLTITRGNAADDFDMLIGAGVVKRFVSTFISLGLYGLARCYRRSLEKGIPHRIEVEEYTNLSLPMMLMAGAMGMPFVPVKDMVGTDLLNIRGFLGENKYRLIESPFDGRPVLLVPALNPDVGIIHVQQADENGNAQIWGIGGDCKYGANASKKVIVSCERIVSRETIGKDPSRTIVPDFKVVAVVEEPFASHPGYTPGFYDLDLGFGYLYKEASGTVEGFEAFLREWVYDIPDRTAYIQHFIDRFGYARFRSLQARFDYGYPVSYEY, from the coding sequence GTGAGCAAGGTCATGACCATGAAGGAGGCCGTGGAGACCCATGTCCATGACGGCGACTTCGTCTTCATCGGGGGCTATATCTGCAGGACGCCTTTTTCCGCCGTCCACGAGATCATCCGCCAGCGGAAATCGGGACTGACGATCACCCGGGGGAACGCCGCGGACGACTTCGACATGCTGATCGGCGCCGGCGTCGTGAAGCGCTTCGTCTCCACGTTCATCTCATTAGGCCTCTACGGCCTCGCCCGCTGCTACCGGCGCTCCCTGGAAAAGGGGATTCCCCACCGGATCGAGGTGGAGGAGTACACGAACCTCTCCCTCCCGATGATGCTCATGGCGGGCGCAATGGGGATGCCCTTCGTCCCCGTGAAGGACATGGTGGGGACGGACCTGCTGAACATCCGGGGATTCCTGGGGGAGAACAAATACCGGCTGATCGAATCGCCCTTCGACGGCAGGCCGGTCCTCCTCGTGCCGGCCCTGAATCCCGACGTGGGGATCATCCACGTCCAGCAGGCCGACGAGAACGGGAACGCCCAGATCTGGGGGATCGGCGGGGACTGCAAGTACGGAGCCAACGCCTCGAAGAAGGTCATCGTCTCCTGCGAGCGGATCGTCAGCCGGGAGACCATCGGGAAGGACCCCTCCCGGACCATCGTGCCGGATTTCAAGGTCGTCGCCGTGGTGGAGGAGCCCTTCGCCTCGCACCCCGGGTACACGCCGGGTTTCTACGACCTCGACCTGGGCTTCGGCTACCTCTACAAGGAGGCCTCCGGCACGGTGGAAGGGTTCGAGGCCTTTCTCCGGGAGTGGGTATACGACATCCCCGACCGGACGGCCTACATCCAGCATTTCATCGACCGGTTCGGATACGCCCGCTTCAGGAGCCTGCAGGCCCGGTTCGATTACGGCTACCCGGTGAGCTACGAATACTGA
- a CDS encoding CoA-transferase — protein MTEHPNDYIKPELMACCGAREIRDGDVVVVGTGFPTMSANIAKYTHAPKAVMMQESGVYDARPRRPALSVGDACLNPGAAMIGGLVDIMGMFLQGGWIDVGFLSGSQVDRFGNINTTCIGPYDRPVSRLPGSGGANPIGSMAKRVLIIAQHHPRRLPARVDFITTPGYIDGAGARERWNLPAGTGPQVIITNKAVLRFHPETKEACLASYHPGCTIDEIRGMTGWDLQVADDVHETEPPRAEELRVIREVLDPHRMIKIYESKGYV, from the coding sequence ATGACGGAGCACCCGAACGACTACATCAAGCCGGAGCTGATGGCCTGCTGCGGGGCGCGGGAGATCCGGGACGGCGACGTGGTCGTCGTCGGCACGGGGTTCCCCACCATGTCGGCAAACATCGCCAAATACACCCATGCCCCGAAGGCGGTGATGATGCAGGAATCCGGGGTCTACGACGCCCGGCCCCGCAGGCCCGCCCTGTCCGTCGGCGACGCCTGCCTCAATCCCGGAGCTGCCATGATCGGCGGTCTCGTGGACATCATGGGCATGTTCCTGCAGGGAGGATGGATCGACGTCGGGTTTCTCTCGGGCTCCCAGGTGGACCGGTTCGGGAACATCAACACGACCTGCATCGGGCCTTACGACCGTCCGGTAAGCCGGCTGCCGGGGAGCGGCGGCGCCAATCCCATCGGGTCCATGGCGAAGCGCGTCCTCATCATCGCCCAGCACCACCCGCGCCGCCTTCCGGCCCGCGTCGATTTCATCACGACGCCCGGATACATCGACGGAGCCGGGGCCAGGGAGAGGTGGAACCTGCCTGCCGGCACGGGTCCCCAGGTCATCATTACGAACAAGGCGGTCCTCCGCTTTCACCCGGAGACGAAGGAGGCCTGCCTGGCCAGTTATCATCCCGGCTGCACCATCGACGAAATCCGCGGCATGACCGGCTGGGATCTTCAGGTGGCTGACGACGTCCACGAGACGGAGCCGCCCCGGGCGGAGGAGCTGCGGGTCATCCGCGAGGTCCTGGATCCGCACCGGATGATCAAGATCTATGAATCAAAGGGCTATGTGTAG
- a CDS encoding MmgE/PrpD family protein: MDHTEKLAAFLAGITFDALPPEIVHKAKLCVLDYVANVYGSLELEAVSGVVDYIRSLGGPPRATVLGCGFRTDLHHAAFLNGTTAEAIEAQDGLRFGGNHPGTAVIPAALAVAEEKGLGGKAVIEAVVAGYEAADRPAAAMHPWHTLGGFLPTGTCGTFGAAAAAARLRGCDAGGMLNALGCAGYLVPLSMAQQLMGGYTVKIVQGGQAALAGLMAAGLAGAGITGDRQVFEGSELKGGFTQITTRMDPKFERLTEALGEHYTIGDIYFKPYTACRHTHGAAQATLELMKEERPDPADIAAVEVFTYGMAVIAVGKGVAERDTFVNAQFSIPYVTAVCILDGALGPLQLTEKRMADPALFALSKKVSVLMDEALNGVYPDKTSSRVEMLLRSGRRLVRQVDVPKGDPRDPMEAADLADKVRFFAGSREKEQTERIIGMILNLETIPDIRDLIGLV, translated from the coding sequence ATGGATCATACGGAGAAGCTGGCGGCGTTCCTGGCGGGGATCACCTTCGATGCGCTTCCCCCGGAGATCGTCCACAAAGCGAAGCTGTGCGTCCTGGACTATGTCGCCAACGTCTACGGCTCCCTGGAGCTGGAGGCCGTCTCCGGGGTGGTGGACTACATCCGCTCCCTCGGCGGGCCGCCCCGGGCCACCGTCCTGGGATGCGGCTTCCGGACGGACCTTCACCATGCGGCGTTCCTGAACGGGACGACGGCGGAGGCCATTGAGGCCCAGGACGGGCTCCGCTTCGGCGGGAACCACCCGGGGACGGCGGTGATTCCCGCCGCCCTGGCCGTGGCGGAGGAGAAGGGACTGGGCGGGAAGGCGGTCATCGAGGCCGTCGTCGCCGGGTACGAGGCGGCGGACCGGCCGGCGGCGGCGATGCATCCCTGGCACACCCTGGGGGGATTCCTTCCCACGGGGACCTGCGGGACCTTCGGCGCGGCCGCGGCGGCCGCCCGGTTGAGGGGATGCGACGCCGGGGGCATGCTGAACGCCCTGGGATGTGCCGGCTACCTGGTGCCCCTCTCCATGGCGCAGCAGCTCATGGGCGGGTACACCGTCAAGATCGTCCAGGGTGGCCAGGCGGCCCTCGCGGGGCTGATGGCGGCGGGGCTGGCCGGTGCCGGGATCACCGGGGACCGGCAGGTCTTTGAGGGGTCGGAGCTGAAGGGCGGATTCACCCAGATCACGACGCGGATGGATCCGAAGTTTGAGAGGCTGACGGAGGCGCTCGGGGAGCACTACACGATCGGCGACATCTATTTCAAGCCCTACACGGCCTGCCGCCACACCCACGGCGCTGCCCAGGCGACGCTGGAGCTGATGAAGGAGGAAAGGCCCGATCCGGCGGACATTGCCGCCGTCGAGGTCTTCACCTATGGCATGGCGGTCATCGCCGTGGGAAAGGGAGTCGCGGAGAGGGATACCTTCGTGAACGCCCAGTTCTCCATTCCCTATGTCACCGCTGTCTGCATTCTCGACGGGGCACTGGGGCCGCTGCAGCTCACGGAGAAGCGGATGGCCGACCCCGCCCTCTTCGCGTTGTCGAAAAAAGTATCCGTCCTGATGGACGAGGCGTTGAACGGCGTCTACCCCGACAAGACCTCCAGCCGCGTGGAGATGCTGCTCCGGAGCGGCAGGCGGCTTGTCCGACAGGTGGACGTCCCCAAGGGCGACCCGCGGGACCCCATGGAGGCGGCCGACCTGGCCGACAAGGTCCGGTTTTTCGCAGGCTCCCGGGAAAAGGAACAGACGGAGCGGATCATCGGGATGATCCTCAACCTGGAAACGATTCCGGACATCCGGGATCTCATCGGCCTGGTCTGA